One genomic window of Actinoplanes lobatus includes the following:
- a CDS encoding ATP-binding SpoIIE family protein phosphatase, with amino-acid sequence MVGSGGYGSGGLRPSPITTLPAQTAGTQHTGLGCAALVHAFDWSGTSLGPITGWDPAVRAAVELVLASPLPMLLTVGDDFLVLYNDAYAEVLGALHPTALGTPAARAFGPAWDQPGLGDVIQQVHRTGRAILEPESQVQFAPGHTEPAFYTRGHSVIRSSRGAVAGVLTVAAETTHVIHRLQSLGELTARLAGALTIDDVTRVVLAYAMDSFDLDHCVLAVDDGLAYRYVRRIRGEMLDEADERLPPVWRRVSADPAAPAVAAAESGRATFVADGEPLNAVATDRHERRVRALAALPLRTPSLRGALTVGFRRAHVWLPAERALLKAAAELVAQAAERARRFEAQHGTAQLLQRSMLPEHLPELDMFRIAARYDVGVDGNAAGGDFYDAFHLLDGRLAMVLGDVAGHDVRAAAVMGQVRAALRALALTDPAPPSVLAGLDRLVGSLGAESRNEEIFVTIVYGVLDPSDGSVTLASAGHPPPVLRRAGQGGEPATAELVKVPPGAPLGLGGRWQTGTLRLEPGDTILMFSDGVVERRGRPLNDGLDALVTAAAASPSGDPRNMCSLATAAVEGTTDDDVAVLAVEHALAMSRSATTQVAAEPTGPSRVRQWMTTRLREWGVPEPVIGAAILCTSELTTNALLHAGTPAQVHIDLNAERLLVSVADTGTRGSVIRARADALASRGRGLGLIEELSDSWGTDPTVRGSTVWFEMLLAGKARA; translated from the coding sequence ATGGTCGGCTCGGGAGGGTACGGGTCGGGGGGTCTCCGCCCGTCTCCGATCACCACGCTGCCCGCGCAGACGGCCGGCACACAGCACACCGGCCTGGGCTGCGCGGCGCTGGTGCACGCCTTCGACTGGTCCGGCACGTCGCTCGGCCCGATCACCGGCTGGGATCCGGCGGTCCGCGCCGCGGTCGAGCTGGTGCTCGCCTCCCCGCTGCCGATGCTGCTGACCGTCGGCGACGACTTCCTGGTCCTCTACAACGACGCATATGCCGAGGTCCTCGGCGCCCTGCACCCGACGGCGCTGGGCACCCCGGCGGCGCGGGCGTTCGGCCCGGCCTGGGATCAGCCCGGCCTGGGCGACGTGATCCAGCAGGTGCACCGCACCGGGCGGGCCATCCTGGAGCCGGAGAGCCAGGTGCAGTTCGCGCCGGGCCACACCGAGCCGGCCTTCTACACCCGGGGCCATTCGGTGATCCGCTCGTCGCGGGGCGCGGTGGCCGGGGTGCTGACCGTGGCGGCCGAGACCACGCATGTCATCCACCGGCTGCAGAGCCTGGGTGAGCTGACCGCCCGGTTGGCCGGCGCGCTCACCATCGACGACGTGACCCGCGTCGTCCTGGCGTACGCGATGGATTCCTTCGACCTGGACCACTGCGTGCTGGCGGTGGACGACGGCCTGGCGTACCGATATGTCCGCCGGATCCGCGGCGAGATGCTGGACGAGGCCGACGAGCGGCTCCCCCCGGTGTGGCGGCGCGTGAGCGCCGACCCGGCGGCCCCGGCGGTGGCGGCGGCGGAGAGCGGGCGGGCGACGTTCGTGGCCGACGGCGAGCCGCTGAACGCGGTGGCGACCGACCGGCACGAGCGGCGGGTCCGCGCGCTGGCCGCGCTCCCCCTGCGGACGCCGTCGCTGCGCGGGGCGCTGACCGTCGGTTTCCGCCGGGCGCATGTCTGGCTGCCCGCCGAGCGGGCGCTGCTGAAGGCCGCGGCCGAGCTGGTGGCGCAGGCCGCGGAGCGTGCCCGCCGATTCGAGGCCCAGCACGGGACCGCGCAGTTGCTGCAGCGCAGCATGCTCCCCGAGCACCTGCCCGAGCTGGACATGTTCCGGATCGCCGCACGATATGACGTGGGCGTCGACGGCAACGCGGCCGGCGGTGACTTCTACGACGCGTTCCACCTGCTCGACGGCCGGCTCGCCATGGTGCTGGGCGACGTGGCCGGGCACGACGTGCGGGCGGCCGCGGTGATGGGCCAGGTCCGGGCGGCGCTGCGGGCGCTGGCGCTGACCGACCCGGCGCCGCCGAGCGTGCTGGCCGGGCTGGACCGGCTGGTCGGCTCGCTGGGCGCCGAGTCGCGCAACGAGGAGATCTTCGTGACCATCGTCTACGGGGTGCTGGACCCGTCGGACGGTTCGGTCACGCTGGCCAGCGCGGGCCACCCGCCGCCGGTGCTGCGCCGGGCCGGGCAGGGTGGCGAGCCGGCCACGGCCGAGCTGGTGAAGGTGCCGCCGGGTGCGCCGCTGGGCCTGGGTGGCCGCTGGCAGACCGGGACACTGCGGCTGGAGCCGGGCGACACGATCCTGATGTTCAGCGACGGCGTGGTGGAGCGGCGCGGCCGACCGCTCAACGACGGGCTGGACGCGCTGGTCACCGCCGCCGCGGCGTCGCCGAGCGGCGATCCGAGGAACATGTGCTCGCTGGCCACCGCGGCGGTCGAGGGCACCACCGACGACGACGTGGCGGTGCTCGCCGTGGAGCACGCGCTGGCGATGAGCCGGTCCGCGACCACGCAGGTGGCGGCGGAGCCGACCGGGCCGAGCCGGGTCCGGCAGTGGATGACGACCCGGTTGCGGGAGTGGGGCGTGCCGGAGCCGGTGATCGGCGCGGCGATCCTCTGCACCAGCGAGCTGACCACCAACGCGCTGCTGCACGCGGGCACGCCGGCCCAGGTGCACATCGACCTGAACGCGGAACGCCTGCTGGTGTCGGTGGCCGACACCGGCACCCGGGGCAGTGTGATCCGGGCCCGCGCCGACGCCCTGGCCAGCCGGGGCCGCGGGCTGGGCCTGATCGAGGAGCTGAGCGACTCGTGGGGCACCGACCCGACGGTGCGCGGATCGACGGTGTGGTTCGAGATGCTCCTGGCGGGCAAAGCGCGGGCGTGA
- a CDS encoding VOC family protein, whose translation MELASADPARAAQFYAELFGWESAGDRFKLGGRAVAGLTRSQPDRPDGWLTHLSTPDLEETLEQVALSGGHCVSHPAEAHGGRRAIVADPSGAIIGLWQGHDFAGAQAGGEPGTMSWPELITDDPDAAARFYGFAFGWLLRHEFGSGEWLNQAHDAVAGLAPGYRGAWWRAAFQVENIQVAADRCETLGGAVITEPSEAGLTAFAELRDPFGARFTVAAPVHHPVELTVSLGSLPAWD comes from the coding sequence GTGGAGCTGGCGAGTGCGGACCCCGCACGCGCCGCACAGTTCTACGCAGAGTTGTTCGGCTGGGAGTCTGCGGGTGATCGGTTCAAGCTCGGGGGGCGTGCGGTCGCAGGCCTCACCCGGAGTCAGCCCGACCGTCCGGACGGGTGGCTGACCCACCTCAGCACTCCGGACCTCGAGGAGACGCTGGAGCAGGTCGCCCTCTCCGGCGGGCACTGCGTGAGCCACCCGGCCGAGGCACACGGCGGCCGGCGCGCGATCGTCGCCGACCCGTCCGGCGCGATCATCGGCCTCTGGCAGGGTCACGACTTCGCCGGCGCACAGGCCGGCGGCGAGCCAGGCACAATGTCGTGGCCGGAACTGATCACTGACGACCCGGACGCCGCGGCCCGCTTCTACGGCTTCGCGTTCGGCTGGCTGCTGCGCCACGAGTTCGGCTCGGGCGAGTGGCTCAACCAGGCCCACGACGCCGTCGCCGGCCTCGCGCCCGGTTACCGGGGCGCCTGGTGGCGTGCCGCCTTCCAGGTGGAGAACATCCAGGTCGCGGCCGACCGGTGCGAGACGCTGGGCGGCGCGGTCATCACCGAGCCGTCGGAGGCGGGGCTGACCGCCTTCGCCGAGCTGCGGGACCCGTTCGGCGCCCGGTTCACGGTGGCGGCGCCGGTGCACCACCCGGTCGAGCTGACCGTCTCTCTGGGCAGCCTGCCCGCCTGGGACTGA
- a CDS encoding helix-turn-helix domain-containing protein, with amino-acid sequence MTEATDLAAAASSADPRAGLRAVVALRRLLEGLERLQVANARAKGWSWQEIADALEVTRQGVHKKHAKLMPMLDPREG; translated from the coding sequence ATGACTGAGGCTACCGACCTCGCCGCCGCCGCGAGCAGCGCCGACCCCCGGGCCGGCCTGCGCGCGGTGGTGGCGTTACGCCGCCTCCTGGAGGGCCTGGAGCGCCTACAGGTGGCGAATGCCCGCGCCAAGGGCTGGTCCTGGCAGGAGATCGCCGACGCGCTAGAGGTGACCCGCCAGGGAGTGCACAAGAAGCACGCCAAGCTGATGCCGATGCTGGATCCACGGGAGGGCTGA
- a CDS encoding Clp protease N-terminal domain-containing protein has translation MFERFTKDARAVVVGAQEQARELGHETIGTEHTLLSLLAGENDTVRVALAGAGVDQASVRAAIIRHVGDRSEAGSVADRDAEDAAALKAIGIDLEAVRAAIEENFGAGALRLPRPAPKKRGIFGRFSSVTTGHRPFSPRNKKVLELSLREAIRLKHNFIAPEHIMLGLLREGQGLAMLILTEFDVDFGELRTTLTGALKSPAAG, from the coding sequence ATGTTCGAGCGATTCACCAAGGACGCCCGCGCCGTCGTCGTCGGCGCCCAGGAGCAGGCCCGCGAACTCGGCCACGAGACCATCGGCACCGAGCACACCCTGCTCAGCCTGCTCGCCGGGGAGAACGACACGGTCCGCGTGGCGCTGGCCGGCGCCGGGGTCGATCAGGCCTCGGTCCGGGCCGCGATCATCCGGCACGTCGGTGACCGCAGCGAGGCCGGCTCCGTCGCGGACCGGGACGCCGAGGACGCCGCCGCCCTCAAGGCGATCGGCATCGACCTGGAGGCGGTCCGCGCCGCCATCGAGGAGAACTTCGGGGCCGGTGCGCTGCGCCTGCCCCGGCCGGCCCCGAAGAAGAGGGGGATCTTCGGGCGGTTCTCCTCGGTGACGACCGGGCACAGGCCGTTCTCGCCGCGCAACAAGAAGGTGCTGGAGCTGTCGCTGCGCGAGGCCATCCGGCTGAAGCACAACTTCATCGCGCCGGAGCACATCATGCTCGGACTGCTCCGCGAGGGTCAGGGCCTGGCCATGCTGATCCTGACCGAGTTCGACGTCGACTTCGGCGAGCTCCGGACCACCCTCACCGGCGCGCTCAAGTCTCCCGCGGCCGGATAG
- a CDS encoding GNAT family N-acetyltransferase, protein MTELRTTRLRLRAFRLGDVAAVHAYAGDPEVVRFMEWGPNRPADTEVFVAESVNPPEGVHPFAVERDGELIGAVELRTTSPGHRRGEFGYVLARHAWGRGYATEAAAAVLAHAFDLGLHRVAATCDPANVGSRRVLEKIGMRYEGHLHDYLHIRGEWRDRLLFAAIRPRET, encoded by the coding sequence GTGACCGAACTGCGGACCACCCGCCTCCGGCTGCGGGCCTTCCGGCTCGGGGACGTCGCGGCCGTCCACGCCTACGCCGGCGACCCCGAGGTGGTCCGCTTCATGGAGTGGGGGCCGAACCGGCCCGCCGACACGGAGGTGTTCGTCGCGGAGTCGGTGAACCCGCCCGAGGGCGTCCACCCGTTCGCTGTCGAGCGGGACGGTGAGCTGATCGGGGCCGTCGAACTGCGGACCACCTCGCCCGGTCATCGGCGCGGTGAGTTCGGCTATGTCCTGGCCCGGCACGCCTGGGGCCGGGGTTACGCCACCGAGGCGGCCGCCGCCGTGCTCGCCCACGCCTTCGACCTCGGCCTGCACCGGGTCGCCGCCACGTGCGACCCGGCCAACGTCGGCTCCCGCCGCGTCCTGGAGAAGATCGGCATGCGGTACGAGGGCCACCTCCACGACTACCTGCACATCCGTGGTGAGTGGAGGGACCGCCTGCTCTTCGCCGCTATCCGGCCGCGGGAGACTTGA
- a CDS encoding GNAT family N-acetyltransferase, producing the protein MRTRQATPDDADELILLRAVLLHTMGRDDWNDDWREPARRSLVRRLGAAEPTMAAFVVERPAGGGLAACAVGTIEERLGNPHNPEGRVGYVFSVATHPDMRRRGYSRACVEALLEWYRDQGVTAVHLTASPDGEPLYTSLGFTRHPDPAMRVRL; encoded by the coding sequence GTGAGAACCCGCCAAGCCACCCCCGACGACGCCGACGAACTGATCCTCCTGCGGGCCGTCCTGCTGCACACCATGGGGCGCGACGACTGGAACGACGACTGGCGTGAACCGGCCCGGAGGTCACTGGTCCGCCGCCTGGGAGCGGCCGAGCCGACAATGGCCGCCTTCGTCGTCGAGCGGCCCGCGGGCGGCGGTCTCGCGGCCTGCGCCGTCGGCACGATCGAGGAGCGCCTCGGCAACCCGCACAACCCCGAGGGCCGCGTCGGGTACGTGTTCAGCGTCGCCACCCACCCGGACATGCGGCGGCGCGGCTACTCCCGGGCGTGCGTGGAAGCGCTCCTGGAGTGGTACCGCGACCAGGGCGTCACCGCCGTACACCTGACCGCGTCGCCGGACGGTGAGCCGCTCTACACCTCGCTGGGCTTCACCCGCCATCCCGATCCGGCGATGCGGGTGCGGCTGTGA
- a CDS encoding MarR family winged helix-turn-helix transcriptional regulator produces the protein MAEPLSATQLAHWRTFIESSWALHTRLEDELRAATGLSMNDYHVLVALAEAPGRRIRMGELASRLVLSPSRITYQISSMIKRGLVRKESCADDGRGQEAVLTDEGLTALREAAPAHLETVRKSFIDHLDDEELAVIGRVFAKIREV, from the coding sequence ATGGCCGAACCGTTGAGCGCCACCCAGCTGGCGCACTGGCGCACCTTCATCGAGAGCTCGTGGGCACTGCACACCCGCCTCGAGGACGAGTTGCGCGCCGCCACCGGCCTGAGCATGAACGACTACCACGTGCTGGTCGCCCTGGCCGAGGCGCCCGGCCGCCGGATCCGGATGGGCGAGCTGGCCAGCCGTCTGGTGCTCTCGCCGAGCCGGATCACGTACCAGATCAGCTCCATGATCAAACGTGGCCTGGTGCGCAAGGAGAGCTGTGCCGACGACGGCCGCGGCCAGGAGGCCGTGCTCACCGACGAGGGCCTGACCGCGCTGCGCGAGGCCGCACCGGCCCACCTGGAGACCGTCCGCAAGAGCTTCATCGATCACCTGGACGACGAGGAACTGGCCGTGATCGGCCGCGTCTTCGCCAAGATCAGAGAGGTCTGA
- a CDS encoding pirin family protein — MPAITVDDVLVLPRLPELDAMTEFRPVRRLTTAPQGYEGEGFPVRRAFAGVPLSELDPFIHLDQMGEVDYAPGEPKGTPWHPHRGFETVTYMIDGIMDHQDSLGGGGSITNSDTQWMTAGSGILHIEAPPEHLVVSGGLFHGLQLWVNLPRAAKMIDPKYQDIRGGASALLTTPDGGALIRVIAGEIAGQKGPGSTFTPINLAHVTMQPGSRLDLPWQTDYNALVYALSGEGWVGTDLRPIRLGQLATHGPGEAVRVEAKTELDLFIMGGQPIREPIAHYGPFVMNTREELKQAFEDFQKGRLGVVPAARVPHTD; from the coding sequence ATGCCCGCCATCACCGTCGACGACGTCCTCGTCCTGCCCCGCCTGCCGGAACTCGACGCGATGACCGAGTTCCGCCCGGTCCGCCGGCTCACCACCGCCCCGCAGGGCTACGAGGGTGAGGGGTTCCCGGTGCGCCGGGCCTTCGCCGGCGTCCCGCTCAGCGAGCTGGACCCGTTCATCCACCTCGACCAGATGGGCGAGGTCGACTACGCCCCGGGTGAGCCGAAGGGCACCCCGTGGCACCCGCACCGCGGTTTCGAGACGGTGACCTACATGATCGACGGGATCATGGATCACCAGGACTCGCTGGGCGGCGGCGGTTCGATCACCAACAGCGACACCCAGTGGATGACCGCCGGGTCGGGGATCCTGCACATCGAGGCGCCGCCGGAGCATCTGGTGGTCAGCGGCGGCCTCTTCCACGGATTGCAGCTGTGGGTGAACCTGCCGCGCGCCGCGAAGATGATCGACCCGAAATATCAGGACATCCGGGGCGGGGCGTCCGCGTTGCTGACCACGCCGGACGGTGGCGCGCTGATCCGGGTGATCGCCGGGGAGATCGCCGGGCAGAAGGGCCCGGGCAGCACCTTCACCCCGATCAACCTGGCACACGTCACGATGCAGCCCGGTTCGCGGCTCGACCTGCCCTGGCAGACCGACTACAACGCGCTGGTCTACGCGCTGTCCGGCGAGGGCTGGGTGGGCACCGACCTGCGCCCGATCCGGCTCGGCCAGCTCGCCACGCACGGTCCGGGCGAGGCGGTCCGGGTGGAGGCGAAGACCGAGCTGGACCTGTTCATCATGGGCGGGCAGCCGATCCGGGAGCCGATCGCCCACTACGGGCCGTTCGTGATGAACACCCGTGAGGAGCTGAAGCAGGCGTTCGAGGACTTCCAGAAGGGGCGCCTGGGTGTCGTTCCGGCGGCACGCGTACCGCACACGGACTGA
- a CDS encoding aminopeptidase: MDRIERFADVVVRAGVNIQPGQGVILRTDTAHLEIARAVVAAAYAAGAAWVEPLWSDGPMRRSAVDHASLETLTTNRGWALQRIREWSEQGIASIALLGDPNPHLLDGVDPVKAAAFPAEESALMRETVLDRLRWTAAGAPNPGWATQVFGEPDVERLWEAVGTAMRLDTEDPAAAWRARAATLAERGAALDALELTSIRYAGGGTDLTVGLIPGCRWTGGGLIDDDGVPYMPNIPTEEVFTSPDRRTAEGVLRVTKPLVLNGRLVLGLRLEFSAGRIVAVSADSGADAVEAQLETDDGARYLGEVSLVDSDSRIARAGIVFHNTLFDENAACHVAWGASFPFSVPGARELPVERREALGLNTSGVHTDVVIGGEGITVTGTGPKGTVDIIRADEWVL, translated from the coding sequence ATGGACCGGATCGAGCGTTTCGCCGACGTCGTGGTCCGGGCTGGGGTCAACATCCAGCCCGGGCAGGGAGTCATTCTTCGTACCGACACCGCGCACCTGGAGATCGCCCGGGCGGTGGTGGCCGCCGCGTACGCCGCCGGTGCGGCCTGGGTGGAACCGCTCTGGTCGGACGGCCCGATGCGCCGGTCCGCCGTCGACCACGCCAGCCTGGAGACGCTGACCACCAATCGCGGCTGGGCGTTGCAGCGCATCCGGGAGTGGTCCGAGCAGGGCATCGCCTCGATCGCCCTGCTCGGCGACCCGAACCCGCACCTGCTCGACGGCGTCGACCCGGTGAAGGCGGCGGCGTTCCCCGCCGAGGAGAGCGCGCTGATGCGGGAGACGGTGCTGGACCGCCTGCGCTGGACCGCGGCGGGCGCGCCGAACCCCGGCTGGGCCACCCAGGTCTTCGGCGAGCCGGATGTGGAGCGGCTGTGGGAGGCGGTGGGCACCGCCATGCGCCTGGACACCGAGGATCCGGCGGCGGCCTGGCGGGCGCGGGCCGCGACGCTGGCCGAGCGGGGTGCCGCGCTGGACGCTCTGGAGCTGACCTCGATCCGGTACGCGGGAGGCGGCACCGATCTCACGGTCGGCCTGATCCCCGGCTGCCGCTGGACCGGTGGCGGGCTGATCGACGACGACGGTGTGCCGTACATGCCGAACATCCCCACCGAGGAGGTGTTCACCAGCCCGGACCGGCGGACCGCCGAGGGTGTGCTGCGGGTGACCAAGCCACTGGTGCTGAACGGTCGCCTGGTGCTCGGGCTGCGGCTGGAGTTCTCGGCGGGCCGGATCGTGGCGGTGTCGGCGGACTCCGGCGCGGACGCGGTGGAGGCCCAGCTGGAGACCGACGACGGCGCCCGCTACCTGGGCGAGGTGTCCCTGGTGGACTCGGACAGCCGGATCGCCAGGGCGGGCATCGTCTTCCACAACACGCTCTTCGACGAGAACGCCGCCTGTCACGTGGCCTGGGGCGCGAGTTTCCCGTTCTCCGTGCCGGGCGCCCGGGAGCTGCCGGTGGAGCGGCGGGAGGCGCTGGGCCTGAACACCTCGGGCGTGCACACCGACGTGGTGATCGGCGGCGAGGGCATCACGGTGACCGGCACCGGCCCGAAGGGCACCGTCGACATCATCCGCGCCGACGAGTGGGTCCTCTGA
- a CDS encoding phospholipase D family protein: protein MPPQEWLLTAAERGNPDTSIPIWNTGNTVEPLIHGQNYFDRLVTEIGALEPGDHLFFTDWRGDPDERVHDGGPTVAEVFAAAAARGVVLKGLLWRSHLDKLAYSEEENRTLSDEIEAAGGEVLLDQRVRRGGSHHQKLVVLRHPGRPELDIAFAGGIDLCHSRRDDARHHGDPQAVRMASAYGPNPPWHDVQLALRGPVVGTLDRSFRERWTDRVPLDQGGPIATVTDRLRHEDMRPDPLPDLPPDPPECGPHTVQVLRTYPAMRPPYGFATLGERSVARGYTKAIKRARRLIYLEDQYLWSTEVAQLFAEAMAGNPRLHLVAVVPRHPDVDGAFALPPNQVGREQAIELCRRAAGDRVHVFDLENHDGTPIYVHAKVCVIDDVWCSVGSDNFNRRSWTHDSELSCAVLDDTADGRAPADPAGLGDGARRFARDLRLALMREHLDREDGDDEDLLDPESAVTALTRAADRLRDWRDGGRVGPRPPGRLVPHETRPLPWHQRLWALPAYRMIYDPDGRPWRDRRAGSW, encoded by the coding sequence GTGCCGCCGCAGGAATGGCTTCTCACCGCTGCCGAACGCGGCAACCCGGACACCTCCATACCCATATGGAACACCGGAAACACGGTCGAGCCACTCATTCACGGGCAAAATTACTTCGATCGGCTGGTGACCGAAATCGGGGCGCTGGAACCCGGTGATCACCTGTTCTTCACCGACTGGCGCGGCGACCCGGACGAGCGGGTCCACGACGGCGGGCCCACCGTCGCCGAGGTGTTCGCGGCCGCCGCCGCGCGCGGTGTCGTCCTGAAAGGGCTGCTCTGGCGCTCCCATCTGGACAAACTCGCCTACAGCGAGGAGGAGAACCGGACACTGAGCGACGAGATCGAGGCGGCCGGCGGCGAGGTGCTGCTCGACCAGCGGGTCCGCCGGGGCGGGTCGCACCACCAGAAGCTCGTGGTGCTGCGGCACCCGGGACGACCGGAACTGGACATCGCCTTCGCCGGCGGGATCGACCTGTGCCACAGCCGCCGCGACGACGCCCGGCACCACGGCGATCCGCAGGCGGTTCGGATGGCGTCCGCGTACGGGCCGAACCCGCCCTGGCACGACGTGCAGCTGGCGTTGCGTGGCCCGGTCGTCGGCACGCTCGACCGCTCGTTCCGGGAACGCTGGACCGACCGGGTGCCGCTCGACCAGGGCGGCCCGATCGCCACCGTCACCGACCGGCTGCGCCACGAGGACATGCGCCCCGACCCGCTGCCGGACCTGCCGCCCGACCCACCGGAGTGCGGCCCGCACACCGTGCAGGTGTTGCGCACCTATCCGGCGATGCGCCCGCCGTACGGCTTCGCGACGCTGGGCGAGCGCAGCGTGGCCCGCGGCTACACGAAGGCGATCAAACGGGCCCGCCGGCTCATCTACCTGGAGGACCAGTACCTGTGGTCCACCGAGGTGGCCCAGCTGTTCGCCGAGGCGATGGCCGGCAACCCGCGGCTGCACCTGGTGGCCGTGGTGCCCCGGCATCCGGACGTGGACGGCGCGTTCGCGCTGCCACCCAACCAGGTGGGCCGGGAACAGGCCATCGAGCTGTGCAGACGGGCCGCCGGCGACCGGGTGCACGTCTTCGACCTGGAGAACCACGACGGCACCCCGATCTACGTGCACGCCAAGGTCTGCGTGATCGACGACGTCTGGTGCAGCGTGGGCAGCGACAACTTCAACCGCCGCTCGTGGACCCACGACAGCGAGCTGTCCTGCGCGGTCCTCGACGACACCGCCGACGGGCGGGCCCCGGCCGATCCGGCGGGGCTCGGCGACGGCGCCCGGCGGTTCGCCCGCGACCTGCGGCTGGCGCTGATGCGCGAGCACCTGGATCGCGAGGACGGCGACGACGAGGACCTGCTGGATCCGGAGAGCGCGGTCACGGCGCTGACCCGGGCCGCCGACCGGCTGCGGGACTGGCGCGACGGCGGGCGGGTGGGGCCCCGTCCGCCGGGGCGGCTCGTGCCGCACGAGACGCGGCCGTTGCCGTGGCATCAGCGTTTGTGGGCGCTTCCGGCGTACCGAATGATCTATGACCCGGACGGACGGCCGTGGCGTGACCGCCGGGCCGGAAGCTGGTAG
- a CDS encoding sensor histidine kinase — MFNADHLATALRDRRYLRTTWPWRAAGYLSITGVIVLPLAFVLWLLLIPWLVAGRNLVHGTTPELVVLLLMALGAALIATFSPLVALPLAALERQRLRMIDARPLVAPHRISATNPLTLFGHESTWRAVLYAVVLALFAPPVLMLAGVLISLEATLLFSPWVAEWNLGDLTIEGGPASIPFTLLGIVLIPVWLYLIGGLAAVHGALARRLLGSGGDGLRDQLTEVSQSRARLADAFDAERRRIERDLHDGAQHRLTSLTLHLGMARLDLPEDSPAAAPLGQAHDQAKELMVVLRDLIHGIRPQTLGDVGLAAALWELAASSPVPVTVEAPDTIGRLPERVETTAYFVAAEALTNVARHAHATSAQVRLTRSGDGVVLEIQDDGRGGADPAAGSGLTGLADRVAAADGRLLLASPAGGPTLLRVEL; from the coding sequence GTGTTCAACGCCGACCATCTCGCCACCGCCCTGCGGGACCGCCGCTACCTCCGGACGACCTGGCCGTGGCGCGCGGCCGGTTACCTGTCGATCACCGGAGTGATCGTCCTGCCGCTCGCCTTCGTCCTCTGGCTGCTGCTGATCCCGTGGCTGGTGGCCGGGCGCAACCTCGTCCACGGAACGACGCCCGAACTTGTGGTGCTCCTTCTCATGGCGCTGGGCGCCGCCCTGATCGCCACGTTCAGCCCGCTGGTGGCGCTGCCGCTGGCCGCCCTGGAACGGCAACGGCTCCGGATGATCGACGCCCGGCCGCTCGTGGCGCCGCACCGGATCAGCGCCACCAACCCGCTGACCCTGTTCGGGCACGAGTCCACCTGGCGGGCCGTCCTGTACGCCGTCGTGCTGGCCCTGTTCGCCCCGCCGGTGCTGATGCTCGCCGGGGTTCTGATCTCGCTGGAGGCGACGCTGCTGTTCAGCCCCTGGGTGGCCGAGTGGAACCTCGGCGACCTGACCATCGAGGGCGGCCCCGCGTCGATCCCGTTCACGCTGCTCGGCATCGTCCTGATCCCGGTCTGGCTCTACCTGATCGGCGGCCTGGCGGCGGTGCACGGCGCGCTGGCCCGGCGGCTGCTCGGCAGCGGCGGCGACGGCCTGCGCGACCAGCTGACCGAGGTGTCGCAGTCCCGGGCCCGGCTGGCCGACGCGTTCGACGCCGAACGGCGCCGCATCGAACGGGACCTGCACGACGGCGCCCAGCACCGGCTCACGAGCCTCACCCTGCACCTGGGCATGGCCCGGCTGGACCTGCCCGAGGACTCCCCCGCCGCCGCGCCGCTCGGCCAGGCCCACGACCAGGCCAAGGAGCTGATGGTGGTGCTGCGTGACCTGATCCACGGGATCCGCCCGCAGACCCTCGGCGACGTCGGCCTGGCGGCCGCGCTGTGGGAGCTGGCCGCGAGTTCGCCGGTGCCGGTGACGGTGGAGGCGCCCGACACCATCGGCCGGCTGCCGGAGCGGGTCGAGACGACCGCCTACTTCGTGGCCGCCGAGGCGCTCACCAACGTGGCCCGGCACGCGCACGCCACCTCGGCCCAGGTGCGCCTGACCCGCTCCGGCGACGGGGTGGTGCTGGAGATCCAGGACGACGGGCGGGGCGGCGCCGACCCGGCCGCCGGAAGCGGGCTCACCGGTCTGGCCGACCGGGTGGCGGCGGCGGACGGACGGCTCCTGCTGGCCAGCCCGGCCGGCGGGCCCACGCTGCTGCGGGTCGAGCTGTGA